In a single window of the Streptomyces sp. HUAS ZL42 genome:
- a CDS encoding SPFH domain-containing protein — translation MPMVVGVVAGAAVVAVLVLIGLFKMMWRVAEPNEALVISGSKHRTEGLEEGMGFRIVTGRGTLVLPGVQVVRKLSLDLNETELHVDCVTHQGIPLKVRGVVIFKVGDDFVSIANAARRFLDQQKLMSERVHNVFAGHLRSIVGGLTVEDMIRDREKLTGQTRAACGTEMEKLGLIVDSLQIHEIEDPTGYIRNLAAPHAAAVQRDARIAQAEANRLATEAEQQSFARMAEATRDSEILQAGYQAERDKAAAKAQQAGPLAAAASRQEVVVQETRVAELEAHRREQQLQADVRKPADAMAYEKRTLAEAERDARISAAQAKAKETELAAAAEATRVKTAAGAEAEATQARGAATAAATRATGEAEAAAAQAKGLAEAEAAKAQGLAEAEAIKARAAALAENQEAVVAQQLAEKWPEIVRAGASAFGNVDNMVLLNGADGMAELFAKALTMGGTGLGLARQLLASMNQNGQSTNGTSALNGAGTPPAQKVPVDTESS, via the coding sequence ATGCCGATGGTTGTCGGCGTCGTTGCGGGGGCGGCGGTCGTCGCCGTCCTCGTTCTGATCGGTCTGTTCAAGATGATGTGGCGGGTCGCCGAACCCAACGAGGCACTGGTCATCTCCGGCTCCAAGCACCGTACGGAGGGCCTCGAGGAGGGCATGGGATTCCGCATCGTCACTGGGCGCGGCACGCTCGTGCTGCCCGGTGTGCAGGTGGTGCGCAAGCTGTCGCTCGACCTGAACGAGACCGAACTGCATGTGGACTGCGTGACCCACCAGGGCATTCCGCTCAAGGTGCGGGGCGTGGTCATCTTCAAGGTGGGCGACGACTTCGTGTCGATCGCCAACGCGGCCCGTCGCTTCCTCGACCAGCAGAAGCTGATGTCGGAGCGGGTGCACAACGTCTTCGCCGGTCATCTGCGGTCCATCGTGGGCGGGTTGACGGTCGAGGACATGATCCGGGACCGGGAGAAGCTCACCGGGCAGACGCGTGCCGCGTGCGGCACGGAAATGGAGAAGCTGGGCCTGATCGTGGACTCGCTGCAGATCCACGAGATCGAGGACCCGACCGGCTACATCCGCAATCTGGCCGCCCCGCACGCTGCGGCGGTGCAGCGGGACGCGCGGATCGCGCAGGCGGAGGCGAACCGTCTCGCAACCGAGGCCGAGCAGCAGTCGTTCGCGCGGATGGCGGAGGCCACCCGGGACAGCGAGATCCTGCAGGCGGGATATCAGGCCGAGCGCGACAAGGCGGCGGCCAAGGCACAGCAGGCCGGTCCGCTCGCCGCGGCCGCGTCCCGCCAGGAGGTCGTCGTCCAGGAGACCCGGGTCGCCGAACTGGAGGCGCACCGGCGCGAACAGCAGCTCCAGGCGGACGTCCGCAAGCCCGCGGACGCGATGGCCTACGAGAAGCGCACGCTGGCCGAGGCCGAGCGCGACGCGCGGATCTCGGCGGCACAGGCCAAGGCGAAGGAGACGGAGCTCGCGGCGGCGGCCGAGGCGACCCGGGTCAAGACGGCCGCGGGCGCCGAGGCCGAGGCGACGCAGGCCCGTGGTGCGGCGACCGCCGCGGCGACCCGGGCGACAGGCGAGGCCGAGGCGGCTGCCGCCCAGGCCAAGGGCCTGGCGGAGGCGGAGGCGGCGAAGGCACAGGGTCTGGCCGAGGCGGAGGCCATCAAAGCCCGTGCCGCCGCCCTCGCCGAGAACCAGGAGGCCGTCGTCGCCCAGCAACTCGCCGAGAAGTGGCCGGAGATCGTCCGGGCGGGTGCGTCCGCCTTCGGCAACGTCGACAACATGGTGCTGCTCAACGGCGCCGACGGCATGGCGGAGTTGTTCGCGAAGGCGCTCACGATGGGTGGCACGGGCCTGGGCCTGGCCCGTCAGCTGCTCGCGTCGATGAACCAGAACGGGCAGAGCACGAACGGGACTTCGGCGCTGAACGGGGCCGGGACTCCGCCCGCGCAAAAGGTGCCGGTGGACACGGAATCGAGCTAG
- a CDS encoding tetratricopeptide repeat protein — protein MTNQRRQVLYGAAQDLFDLLTKLRADKPSLSLRQIAARTGMSAGYLSEILAGRKTPKPDKAERLALTLGANARETGAARHLAERAQLEPAQPVAEPDAPYRLQSMTSGAAPPPSGTSPSRLLSTAGAVVPFFGRDAELLTLTEWRDDPDCATGALLVHGSGGQGKTRLSQKFAAQCPGWAVVQARHRTEPAPRVRQVSRSRLSSATGVLVVVDYAERWPAEDLLVLAQDQRLHGGGPLRLLLIARPAGAWWEVTRTRLRRLGLTVGQMELPPLALSPEQRREAFIAARDAFAAELGVEATPVDVPAHVGGETFAHALSLHMAALVAVDAHARGERSPADPLALSAYLLDRERDYWHSMHEKPGHPLRTPPAKFARAVFTATACGPRTYDDGLVLLRAAGVSDQGTEVLDDHSVVYPPPDDGSVLAPLAPDRLGEDFLALQTPGHGLPEYRGDPWAATAVERLLLGAASEAVRPPHPARRAITVLIEAAHRWPHLVHTHLNPVLRQAPHLLLMAGNAAMIRFADLQDIDMSVCEAVEDLLMSQRHIGLDSGIAALVRALTEWRTAESPDVTNRAHQMINLGWRLAMAGRFQEALSATEQAVDLLRSLPADAHADQAPALAASLRNLGVWLANVGRDEEALRTCREASEVFGRLAASDFDRYQGDYATALSNEALRLSRLGRHDAAIDTARRAVDLHREYTEHHALHAPYFASGLNNLAGMLRERDVAQAVRLAVEAVEVARNAALLQPAAHTPTLAAALNTASGVLTEAGRHDDAVASAEEAVALYKLSAAANPDAFGLKLVTALGNMNAALGLAGRTDEALSAVAEAVATCRQVLDANPSAYDAQVSLPHLLYRLARCHAEAGHTDAGLDAAMEAARLTLDEEGPDLLEQAVPLAQLLGSLAAKTATQGHSEEALPANVARAEILRRLAAHDPAAHEAEFAVALVNLGARSVNLGDTDAAIRVFDEAAQIRRRLYDADPATHRATLRSVLYNLAATYAHAERWTETVEAAATALGLGADGLADDDLGFSFVHLLATAYAALFEESGQETAMRALELAAPLIEACAARDEDRFMGSYLGILSALMVARWRAGDREAALDAGARAVEFHRKWRESSAPVDTRLAATTLLGYGVRLREMNRNTEAVLVLREAVAAFREYGQGDAGEAESRLADALHELAKAEISTDSDVSATLQQLTEAMEIRMRLVPQAPDEHVPELAALVRTAADAADNAGLHELAEEFRAQLSDTLGMEG, from the coding sequence ATGACGAACCAGCGCCGTCAGGTGCTGTACGGGGCCGCACAGGACCTGTTCGACCTGCTGACCAAGCTGCGGGCGGACAAGCCGTCGCTGTCCCTCCGTCAGATCGCCGCCAGGACCGGTATGTCGGCGGGCTACCTGAGCGAGATCCTCGCGGGCAGGAAGACTCCGAAGCCGGACAAGGCGGAGCGGCTGGCCCTGACGCTGGGCGCGAATGCCCGAGAGACTGGTGCGGCACGCCATCTCGCGGAACGGGCACAACTGGAGCCGGCACAGCCGGTGGCCGAACCGGACGCCCCCTACCGGCTGCAGTCCATGACATCGGGGGCCGCCCCGCCCCCATCAGGTACCTCACCGAGCCGTTTGCTGTCCACGGCCGGCGCGGTCGTCCCGTTCTTCGGTCGTGATGCGGAACTGCTGACGCTCACCGAGTGGCGCGACGACCCGGACTGCGCCACCGGAGCCCTGCTGGTCCACGGCAGCGGTGGCCAGGGCAAGACGAGGCTCTCCCAGAAGTTCGCCGCACAGTGCCCGGGATGGGCTGTGGTGCAGGCCCGGCACCGGACGGAGCCGGCTCCCCGAGTCCGGCAGGTGTCCCGCAGCCGCCTGTCTTCGGCCACCGGTGTCCTAGTCGTCGTGGACTACGCGGAACGCTGGCCCGCAGAGGACCTCCTTGTCCTGGCCCAGGATCAGCGGCTGCACGGCGGTGGCCCGCTGCGCCTGCTTCTGATCGCCCGCCCCGCTGGTGCCTGGTGGGAGGTCACTCGAACACGCCTGCGCAGACTGGGCCTGACGGTGGGTCAGATGGAACTGCCGCCCCTTGCCCTGAGCCCGGAGCAACGGCGGGAGGCGTTCATCGCCGCTCGCGACGCTTTCGCCGCCGAACTCGGCGTCGAGGCGACTCCCGTCGATGTTCCCGCGCACGTGGGGGGTGAGACGTTCGCCCACGCGCTGAGCCTACACATGGCCGCACTCGTCGCGGTCGACGCGCACGCGCGGGGCGAGCGGTCCCCAGCCGATCCGCTCGCCCTGTCGGCGTACCTTCTGGACCGCGAGCGGGACTACTGGCACAGCATGCACGAAAAGCCCGGACACCCCCTGCGCACCCCTCCGGCGAAGTTCGCCAGGGCCGTGTTCACGGCGACTGCCTGCGGGCCACGCACATATGACGACGGACTTGTGCTTCTGCGCGCCGCGGGAGTCTCCGACCAGGGCACCGAGGTGTTGGACGACCACTCGGTGGTCTATCCGCCGCCCGACGACGGTAGCGTCCTCGCACCGCTCGCTCCGGACCGCTTGGGCGAGGACTTCCTGGCTCTGCAGACGCCCGGACACGGCCTGCCCGAATACCGAGGCGATCCGTGGGCGGCTACGGCCGTCGAACGCCTGCTGCTGGGCGCCGCATCCGAAGCAGTGCGGCCGCCGCACCCCGCCCGCCGTGCGATCACCGTGCTGATCGAAGCGGCGCACCGCTGGCCGCACCTCGTGCACACCCACCTCAATCCCGTCCTGAGACAGGCCCCGCACCTGCTGCTCATGGCGGGCAACGCCGCCATGATCCGCTTCGCGGACCTCCAGGACATCGACATGAGTGTCTGCGAGGCGGTGGAGGACCTCCTCATGTCCCAGCGGCACATCGGCTTGGACAGCGGGATTGCCGCTCTCGTACGGGCCCTGACCGAATGGCGCACGGCGGAATCCCCCGATGTCACGAACAGGGCGCACCAGATGATCAACCTGGGATGGCGGCTGGCGATGGCGGGCCGGTTCCAGGAGGCGCTCTCGGCGACGGAGCAGGCTGTCGACCTGCTGCGCTCTTTGCCCGCGGATGCCCACGCTGACCAGGCCCCGGCCCTCGCCGCGTCGCTGCGCAATTTGGGCGTCTGGCTGGCAAACGTCGGCAGGGACGAGGAGGCGCTGCGTACCTGCCGCGAGGCGAGCGAGGTGTTCGGACGACTCGCGGCATCCGACTTCGACCGCTACCAGGGCGACTACGCGACGGCGCTGAGCAACGAGGCGCTGCGGCTGTCCCGGCTCGGGCGGCATGACGCGGCGATCGACACCGCTCGGCGCGCCGTCGATCTCCACCGCGAGTACACGGAACACCACGCCCTCCATGCGCCCTATTTCGCTTCCGGGCTGAACAATCTGGCGGGAATGTTGCGGGAAAGGGACGTCGCGCAGGCAGTGCGTCTGGCGGTGGAGGCGGTCGAGGTCGCCAGGAATGCGGCGCTGCTCCAGCCGGCCGCACACACGCCCACGCTTGCCGCGGCCCTGAACACGGCGTCGGGAGTGCTGACGGAGGCGGGCCGACACGATGACGCCGTGGCGTCCGCAGAGGAGGCGGTGGCCCTCTACAAGCTGTCGGCCGCAGCCAATCCTGATGCTTTCGGCCTCAAGCTCGTCACCGCGCTGGGCAACATGAACGCTGCCCTGGGACTCGCCGGACGCACGGACGAGGCGCTGTCCGCAGTGGCGGAAGCGGTTGCCACGTGTCGGCAGGTACTGGACGCGAACCCCAGCGCCTATGACGCGCAGGTCAGCCTTCCGCATCTCCTGTACCGGCTCGCCCGCTGCCACGCCGAGGCAGGCCACACCGACGCCGGGCTCGATGCGGCCATGGAGGCGGCGCGACTGACGCTGGACGAAGAAGGGCCGGACCTCCTGGAGCAGGCGGTGCCGTTGGCCCAGCTCCTCGGCTCCCTCGCCGCCAAGACCGCGACCCAAGGCCACTCGGAGGAGGCACTTCCAGCGAATGTCGCACGCGCTGAGATCCTGCGTCGCCTGGCCGCGCATGATCCCGCGGCACACGAGGCCGAGTTCGCCGTCGCCCTGGTCAATCTCGGGGCCCGTTCGGTGAATCTGGGTGATACGGACGCCGCGATCCGGGTCTTCGACGAGGCCGCCCAGATCCGGCGTCGCCTTTACGACGCCGACCCTGCCACGCACCGTGCGACGCTGCGGTCGGTGCTGTACAACCTGGCGGCGACGTACGCCCACGCCGAGCGCTGGACGGAGACCGTCGAGGCGGCGGCCACAGCATTGGGCCTTGGGGCCGACGGCCTTGCGGACGACGACCTCGGCTTCTCGTTCGTCCATCTCCTGGCGACCGCGTATGCGGCTCTGTTCGAGGAGTCCGGCCAGGAGACTGCCATGCGAGCTCTGGAACTGGCCGCCCCGCTGATCGAAGCTTGTGCAGCCCGCGACGAGGACCGCTTCATGGGAAGTTACCTAGGGATTCTGAGCGCGCTCATGGTCGCCCGGTGGCGTGCGGGGGACCGTGAAGCGGCCCTGGACGCAGGAGCAAGGGCCGTGGAGTTCCATCGCAAGTGGAGAGAGTCCTCGGCCCCTGTGGACACGAGGTTGGCGGCCACCACCCTCCTCGGCTACGGCGTCAGGCTGCGCGAGATGAACCGGAACACGGAAGCCGTGCTCGTGCTGCGGGAGGCGGTCGCCGCCTTCCGAGAGTACGGCCAAGGCGACGCCGGCGAGGCCGAATCGCGGCTCGCCGACGCGCTCCACGAGCTGGCCAAGGCTGAGATCTCGACCGATTCCGACGTGAGCGCAACGCTGCAACAGTTGACGGAGGCCATGGAGATCCGCATGAGGCTCGTGCCGCAGGCGCCCGACGAGCACGTTCCCGAGTTGGCTGCGTTGGTCCGCACTGCCGCGGACGCCGCGGACAACGCCGGGCTGCACGAACTCGCCGAGGAGTTCCGAGCTCAACTGTCCGACACTCTCGGTATGGAGGGCTGA
- a CDS encoding type II toxin-antitoxin system PemK/MazF family toxin, whose amino-acid sequence MTAFIDENLPGRHGPTATTEADPRAVGRVRTEYSPAHDGDPDPGEIVWTWVPFEENDGRGKDRPVLVVAREGAGTFLAVQLSSKRHDGDREWVPIGSGPWDRSGRDSWVDVDRVLRLHEEGMRREACALDRMRFNLVRHRLHERYGWT is encoded by the coding sequence GTGACCGCGTTTATCGACGAGAACCTCCCCGGCCGCCACGGCCCCACCGCCACCACCGAGGCCGACCCGCGCGCGGTCGGCCGGGTGCGCACCGAGTACTCGCCCGCGCACGACGGCGACCCGGATCCCGGGGAGATCGTCTGGACGTGGGTTCCCTTCGAGGAGAACGACGGGCGCGGCAAGGACCGCCCGGTGCTCGTGGTCGCCCGGGAGGGGGCCGGGACCTTCCTGGCCGTCCAGCTGTCCAGCAAGCGGCACGACGGGGACCGCGAGTGGGTGCCGATCGGGAGCGGGCCCTGGGACCGGTCCGGCCGGGACTCATGGGTGGACGTGGACCGCGTGCTGCGGCTGCACGAGGAGGGCATGCGCCGGGAGGCGTGCGCGCTGGACCGGATGCGGTTCAACCTGGTCAGGCACCGGCTGCACGAACGCTACGGCTGGACCTGA
- a CDS encoding TIGR02452 family protein → MSARLRGIAQETERVVAAGGYRAADGREVSLVAAIEAARKGTRMVGPDPVPVPDAPAVDTSVEVTGESSFEAARRLAAQPVAVLNFASARNPGGGYLNGAQAQEEALCRASALYTCLLRAPEFYDHHRAHRDPFYTDRVIHSPAVPVFRDDRGRLLDEPYTAGFLTAAAPNAGVVLRTAPERAPELPHALAVRAERVLETAAAHGYRRLVLGAWGCGVFRNDPAQVAGAFQALLGPGGRFAAAFEHVVFGVLDRTRGSVVRGAFEQAFQVQP, encoded by the coding sequence ATGAGCGCGCGCCTGCGGGGCATCGCGCAGGAGACCGAGCGTGTCGTGGCGGCGGGCGGCTATCGCGCGGCGGACGGGCGCGAGGTGTCCCTCGTGGCGGCGATCGAGGCCGCCCGCAAGGGCACGCGGATGGTCGGGCCGGACCCGGTGCCGGTGCCGGACGCTCCCGCGGTGGACACGTCGGTCGAGGTCACGGGTGAGAGCAGCTTCGAGGCCGCCCGCCGGCTCGCCGCGCAGCCGGTCGCCGTCCTCAACTTCGCCTCCGCGCGCAACCCCGGGGGCGGCTACCTGAACGGCGCGCAGGCCCAGGAGGAGGCCCTCTGCCGCGCCTCCGCGCTCTACACGTGCCTGCTTCGGGCCCCGGAGTTCTACGACCACCACCGTGCCCACCGTGACCCGTTCTACACGGACCGCGTCATCCACTCACCGGCCGTGCCCGTCTTCCGGGACGACCGCGGCCGACTGCTGGACGAGCCGTACACGGCCGGATTCCTGACCGCGGCGGCACCGAACGCCGGGGTGGTCCTGCGTACGGCGCCGGAACGCGCACCCGAGCTGCCCCATGCCCTCGCGGTCCGCGCCGAACGGGTGCTGGAGACGGCCGCGGCCCACGGCTACCGGCGGCTCGTGCTGGGCGCCTGGGGCTGCGGGGTGTTCCGGAACGACCCGGCGCAGGTGGCGGGCGCCTTCCAGGCGCTGCTGGGCCCCGGCGGGCGGTTCGCCGCGGCCTTCGAGCACGTGGTGTTCGGAGTGCTGGACCGCACGCGGGGGAGCGTGGTGCGGGGCGCCTTCGAGCAGGCGTTTCAGGTCCAGCCGTAG
- the egtA gene encoding ergothioneine biosynthesis glutamate--cysteine ligase EgtA, whose amino-acid sequence MSDSVSDCSDCTEAPAAVTETGVEDLVSGICFKTGPPRSVGVEVEWLVHELHLPQLPVTPERLEAAYAALRTVPLSSPLTVEPGGQLELSSPPAASLMECIGTVSADLDAVRAVLREHDLAIVGLGTDPWHSPRRYLREARYDAMEACLDRTGPAGRAMMCTSASVQVCLDAGYEEPGPLGHGRRWWLAHTLGPVLVAAFANSPALDGSPTGWRSTRQLLWMEIGAGRAGAPALDGEPRGAWARHVLDAPVMCVRRDGPWDVPQGLTFREWIRSGVPRQPTRNDLDYHLTTLFPPVRPRGHLELRMIDAQPGDDGWIVPLAVTTALFDDPEAAELAYRTVKPLAERALGLPAPHNPLWLDAARSGLTDPELHEVAVACFGTALEALPRLGATTEVTEAVTAYLNRYVLRGRSPADDLLDRLRGTDLPQSLLRSTGGTRTAYGKDIRT is encoded by the coding sequence ATGTCCGATTCGGTAAGTGACTGTAGCGACTGTACGGAGGCCCCGGCCGCCGTCACGGAGACCGGGGTGGAGGACCTGGTCAGCGGCATCTGTTTCAAGACGGGACCACCCCGCAGCGTGGGCGTGGAAGTGGAATGGCTCGTCCACGAGCTGCATCTGCCGCAGCTCCCCGTGACACCCGAACGGCTCGAAGCGGCGTACGCCGCACTGCGGACCGTGCCCCTGAGCTCGCCGCTCACCGTCGAACCCGGCGGCCAGCTGGAGCTGAGCTCGCCCCCGGCCGCCTCGCTGATGGAGTGCATCGGCACCGTCTCGGCCGACCTCGACGCCGTCCGCGCGGTACTGCGCGAGCACGATCTCGCGATCGTCGGCCTCGGTACCGATCCCTGGCACTCTCCCCGCCGGTACCTGCGCGAAGCCCGCTACGACGCCATGGAGGCCTGCCTCGACCGCACGGGCCCGGCCGGCCGCGCCATGATGTGCACCTCGGCGTCCGTGCAGGTGTGCCTCGACGCCGGGTACGAGGAGCCCGGCCCGCTCGGGCACGGGCGGCGCTGGTGGCTCGCGCACACGCTGGGCCCGGTGCTGGTGGCCGCCTTCGCCAACTCCCCCGCACTCGACGGCAGCCCCACCGGCTGGCGCTCCACCCGGCAGCTGCTGTGGATGGAGATCGGCGCGGGCCGCGCCGGGGCCCCCGCCCTGGACGGCGAGCCCCGCGGCGCCTGGGCCCGGCATGTGCTGGACGCTCCGGTGATGTGCGTACGACGGGACGGCCCGTGGGACGTGCCGCAGGGCCTGACCTTCCGCGAGTGGATCAGGTCCGGGGTGCCGCGGCAGCCGACCCGCAATGACCTCGACTACCACCTCACGACACTCTTCCCGCCGGTCAGACCCCGTGGCCATCTGGAGCTGCGCATGATCGACGCGCAGCCCGGGGACGACGGGTGGATCGTGCCGCTCGCCGTGACGACCGCCCTCTTCGACGACCCGGAGGCCGCCGAGCTGGCCTACCGCACCGTGAAGCCGCTGGCCGAACGCGCCCTGGGGCTGCCCGCCCCGCACAACCCGCTGTGGCTCGACGCGGCCCGGTCCGGGCTGACCGACCCCGAACTGCACGAGGTCGCCGTCGCCTGTTTCGGCACGGCCCTCGAGGCCCTGCCCCGGCTCGGCGCCACCACCGAGGTCACCGAGGCCGTCACGGCGTACCTGAACCGCTACGTCCTGCGGGGCCGCAGCCCCGCCGACGACCTGCTCGACCGACTGCGCGGCACGGACCTCCCCCAGTCCCTGCTCCGCTCGACCGGGGGGACCCGCACCGCGTACGGGAAGGACATCCGCACATGA
- the egtB gene encoding ergothioneine biosynthesis protein EgtB has translation MTDAATGATTEPALDAEALRERALTTLTTARDRTTLLTTCVDEPDLTAQHSPLMSPLVWDLAHIGNQEELWLLRAVAGREAMRPEIDGLYDAFEHPRSERPSLPLLPPGEARAYASDVRGRALDVLESADFHGTRLTEAGFAFGMIAQHEQQHDETMLITHQLRKGPPALTAPDPEPAPLFTGPAEVLVPGGPFTMGTSTEPWALDNERPAHRREVAPYYIDTTPVTNAAYQSFIDDGGYDNERWWTAEGWAHIRQHSIHAPLFWRRDGKQWLRRRFGVTEVVPPDEPVLHVCWYEADAYARWAGRRLPTEAEWEKAARHDPAGDRSMRYPWGDTDPAPEHANLGQRHLRPASAGSYPEGESPLGVRQLIGDVWEWTASDFLPYPGFRAFPYKEYSEVFFGPEYKVLRGGSFAVDSVACRGTFRNWDYPIRRQIFSGFRTARSAGDV, from the coding sequence ATGACCGACGCCGCAACCGGCGCCACGACGGAGCCCGCACTCGACGCCGAGGCGCTCCGGGAACGGGCGCTCACCACGCTCACCACGGCCCGCGACCGCACCACGCTCCTGACCACCTGCGTCGACGAGCCGGACCTCACCGCCCAGCACTCCCCGCTGATGTCACCGCTGGTCTGGGACCTCGCCCACATCGGCAACCAGGAGGAGCTGTGGCTGCTGCGCGCGGTCGCGGGGCGGGAGGCGATGCGGCCCGAGATCGACGGCCTGTACGACGCCTTCGAGCACCCGCGCTCCGAACGGCCCTCGCTGCCGCTGCTGCCGCCCGGCGAGGCCCGCGCCTACGCGTCCGACGTCCGCGGGCGGGCCCTGGACGTCCTGGAGAGCGCCGATTTCCACGGCACGCGGCTTACGGAGGCGGGCTTCGCCTTCGGGATGATCGCCCAGCACGAACAGCAGCACGACGAGACGATGCTGATCACCCATCAGCTCCGCAAGGGGCCGCCGGCCCTGACCGCCCCGGACCCCGAGCCCGCCCCACTGTTCACGGGACCTGCCGAAGTCCTCGTCCCCGGCGGCCCGTTCACCATGGGCACCTCCACCGAGCCGTGGGCCCTGGACAACGAACGGCCCGCGCACCGGCGCGAGGTGGCGCCCTACTACATCGACACGACACCGGTGACGAACGCCGCGTACCAGTCGTTCATCGACGACGGCGGGTACGACAACGAGCGCTGGTGGACGGCGGAGGGCTGGGCGCACATACGTCAGCACTCGATCCACGCCCCGTTGTTCTGGCGCCGGGACGGCAAACAGTGGCTGCGGCGCCGCTTCGGTGTCACCGAGGTCGTGCCGCCCGACGAGCCGGTGCTGCACGTGTGCTGGTACGAGGCCGACGCGTACGCCCGCTGGGCGGGGCGACGGCTGCCCACCGAGGCCGAGTGGGAGAAGGCCGCGCGGCACGACCCCGCGGGCGACCGCTCGATGCGCTACCCCTGGGGCGACACCGACCCGGCGCCCGAGCACGCCAACCTCGGCCAGCGGCATCTGCGTCCCGCATCCGCCGGGAGCTATCCCGAGGGTGAGTCACCGCTCGGCGTACGGCAGTTGATCGGCGACGTGTGGGAGTGGACGGCGAGCGACTTCCTGCCCTACCCCGGGTTCCGGGCGTTCCCGTACAAGGAGTACTCGGAGGTGTTCTTCGGCCCCGAGTACAAGGTGCTGCGCGGCGGTTCGTTCGCCGTGGACTCGGTGGCCTGCCGCGGCACCTTCCGCAACTGGGACTATCCGATCCGGCGGCAGATCTTCTCCGGCTTCCGCACGGCCCGGTCCGCGGGGGACGTCTGA
- the egtC gene encoding ergothioneine biosynthesis protein EgtC, producing MCRHLAYLGPEEPLGRLLVEPPHSLYRQSWAPRRQRYGTVNADGFGVGWYAEGDPHPARYRRAGPIWADQSFADLARVVRSGALLAAVRDATLAGADAEAAAAPYAAGPWLFSHNGAVSGWPRSLAPVAQTLPAADLLSMEARNDSAFVWALVLARLRGGDQEGQALADTVLEVAAAAPGSRLNLLLTNGEAIAATAWGDTLWYLSEPGRRTVVASEPHDDDPHWREVPDRTLLAASRTDILLTPLKDPDETLAPALSKEPSA from the coding sequence ATGTGCCGTCACCTGGCCTACCTGGGGCCCGAGGAACCGCTCGGCCGGCTTCTCGTGGAGCCGCCGCACAGCCTGTACCGCCAGTCCTGGGCGCCCCGCCGGCAGCGGTACGGGACGGTCAACGCCGACGGTTTCGGGGTGGGTTGGTACGCCGAGGGCGACCCGCATCCGGCACGGTACCGCCGGGCCGGGCCGATCTGGGCCGACCAGTCCTTCGCCGACCTGGCGAGAGTCGTACGCTCCGGGGCACTGCTCGCCGCCGTACGGGACGCGACCCTCGCGGGCGCCGACGCCGAGGCCGCGGCGGCACCCTACGCCGCGGGCCCCTGGCTGTTCAGCCACAACGGCGCGGTGTCCGGCTGGCCGCGCTCCCTCGCGCCCGTCGCCCAGACCCTGCCCGCCGCGGACCTGCTGTCGATGGAGGCCCGCAACGACTCCGCCTTCGTGTGGGCGCTGGTCCTGGCGCGGCTGCGCGGCGGTGACCAGGAGGGGCAGGCGCTGGCCGACACGGTGCTGGAGGTCGCCGCGGCGGCCCCCGGCTCGCGGCTCAACCTGCTGCTCACCAACGGCGAGGCCATCGCCGCCACTGCCTGGGGCGACACCCTCTGGTACCTCTCCGAGCCCGGCCGGCGCACGGTCGTGGCCTCCGAGCCCCACGACGACGATCCGCACTGGCGGGAGGTCCCCGACCGCACGCTGCTCGCGGCGAGCCGCACGGACATCCTGCTCACCCCGCTCAAGGACCCCGACGAAACCTTGGCACCCGCACTGTCGAAGGAGCCCTCTGCGTGA